The DNA segment CACCTATTGGATTTCCACTTCCTTTTACTCCAACTATCATTAAAAGTCCTGCTAAACTTATAAGTATACTTATTATTTTATGCTTATTCAATTTATCATTTTCAGTCATAATATGACTAAGAATAATATTAACAAAAGGTGTTGTTCCCATTATTATTGATGAGATTGCACCATCTACCAAATTTACCCCTATATAAAAAGAGGCATATCCCAGAAAAATATTTACTATAATAAGTAGGGTAAATAATTTTCTGTTTTCTTTTATCTCTTCCCACATTCCTTTATGCCAAGTATATATAAATAAAATTATCCCAACTGATGTAAATCTAAGCCCAGCAAAATTTATTGGAGTCATTTCATAGCTAAGCCCTGTTTTAATTACTGGATTTACTATTGCCCAAAGTACTGATGCCAAAACTGCATAAATTAAACCATTTTTTCTATACATTTTTCCCCCTGATTAATTTTTTGATATACTACATATTTTAAGATAATATCCAATATATATCAACAAAAAATCCCTTTAATAATTCCATATATGAAAAAATACACTCTCCATCTTAAATAATTAAGGTAGAGAGTGTAAATATATTTTTAAATATTATTTAAAACTTTCTTATTTTTCTAATTCTATAATTTGAAATATCTTGGTCACCAGCAGTAGCTATTGTAGCTATCATAGCAGCTACCAACATTTCTGGTTCTGCTTCTAATTTTTCAAGTGTCAATTTTTCTTTTTTTAATCTTGGACTTGCTATTTCAACTTGTTCTACTTTTTCTTTACTTCCAAATATTTTTTTAAAAAAATCTAGCATATCTTTCATCACTTCCTATTTAAAATATATTTATCTTTTATTTTACCATTGTAGAAATATATTTATCTCTTGTATTTTTTTCGCTGGTTTTGGATTATATTTATTTTCTAAGAATTTTCTAGCATTTTCTGGGAATAGGGCATAGCTTAACACATCTTCCATTGAATGAGCTAAACTTCCTATCTCTTGTCTATATTTTTCCAACTCTGGACCTATTTTATCTGCTGGTCTACATGTTGTCGGAACTTCATTTCCTATTATTATTTTTTGCACCTCTGGATCTATTAGTGCTGGAGATTTTCCATATAATCCTCTTACATAATCTTTTATCTCTTTTGGTACTACTTTATATCTTTGTTTCATCAACACATTAAATACTGCTTGTGTTCCTACCATTTGTGATAATGGAGTTACAAGTGGTGGATATCCTAAATCTTTTCTTACTTTTGGTATCTCTCTTAATACCTCTTCATATTTATCCATTGCATTTTGACCTGATAATTGAGACATTAAGTTTGATAACATTCCTCCAGGTACTTGATATATTAAGGCTCTTGGTTCTGTTTCCATTACTTTTGGATTCATTATTCCATTCTTTCTATATTTATCTATTACACCTTTTAAATAATCTGCTATCTCACCTAATACTTCCATATTAAGTTTTGGATCTCTTTCTGTATCTTTTAAAATCTCTGCAAACACTTCTGTTGCTGGTTGTGATGTTCCACCAGAAAATGGTGACATAGCAGTATCTATTATATCTACTCCAGCTTCTATTGCATTTGCGTATAAAATTTCTGCTATTCCTGTTGTACAATGTGTGTGTAATTCAAGAGGAAGACGAGTAACTTCTTTTATTCTTTTTACAAGTTTGTAACCTACATCTGGTAAAAGTATTCCAGCCATATCTTTTATACAGATTGAATCTACTCCCATCATTTCAAGTTCTTTTACTTTTTTTACATAATACT comes from the Fusobacterium perfoetens genome and includes:
- a CDS encoding oxaloacetate decarboxylase subunit alpha gives rise to the protein MKNLKITETAFRDGAQSLIATRLTTEEIMPIIEKMDEAGFYSMEVWGGATFDSCIRFLNEDPWERLRLIREKVKKTKLQMLIRGQNLLGYKHYADDVVEEFVKKSIENGIDIIRAFDALNDFRNLETTISSVKKYGGHCQGCIAYTISEVHTIEYYVKKVKELEMMGVDSICIKDMAGILLPDVGYKLVKRIKEVTRLPLELHTHCTTGIAEILYANAIEAGVDIIDTAMSPFSGGTSQPATEVFAEILKDTERDPKLNMEVLGEIADYLKGVIDKYRKNGIMNPKVMETEPRALIYQVPGGMLSNLMSQLSGQNAMDKYEEVLREIPKVRKDLGYPPLVTPLSQMVGTQAVFNVLMKQRYKVVPKEIKDYVRGLYGKSPALIDPEVQKIIIGNEVPTTCRPADKIGPELEKYRQEIGSLAHSMEDVLSYALFPENARKFLENKYNPKPAKKIQEINIFLQW